In Muribaculum gordoncarteri, the genomic window TTAATCTCCTCAGCCGATGGAATGAGGATGGTGCGGTCGGTAAGCCGATTTACGGCCTTGGCCGACACGGTCACTTCGGCCAGCCCGATTGTTGAGGGTGACATGGCCACGCTTCCAAGGTCGATGTCGCTGCCGGCCCCTGAAAGTGAGAGCGACAGGCGGCTATAGGAGGTGGCGTCCACTGTGATGATGAGCTGCTCAGTGACACTGTCGACATTGACGGTAAATGTTCCTTTGCCGTCGGATGTTCCGCGTGCTATTACGGTTGAGTCAGGTGATGCGATTGTCACTATGGCTCCCGGCACCGGGTCCTTGAGGGTGTTGTCGACTATGCGTCCGCGCACTGTGAAAGCCTCGGCGGTCAATGCCGAAATGATTGCAACTAATGTGATAGATAGAATTTTTATACTGATGCGCATTGTTGTTATTGGTTTGTTATCGTTGTAAATTGGTAATTATATTACGAATATAATCAAATTTTTGAATATATTAACACGATGTCACGTTTAATAATATTCGATTAGTTACAATGCTGTCCTTTTCATCATCATCGAAGTTGTGCATACAATAGTCGGTTGATCCCATTGATTGCTTTGTACAACCACCATGGCACAATGGAAATATTCTACAATGACGGCAATTGGGATTTTTAAATTTTGAAGCCATTCGTTTTTCCAATGAGTCGTTTTCCCAGATGATTTCTCCTTCCGATGAAAGATATCCGTCCCTTGGTGTCTTTGCAAAGTCAACCGCTGTACATTTGTAGATATCTCCGTTGTAATTTATCATACAGCTGTTTCTTATGTCCCCATAACAAAAACTACGGAAATCCATTTTGGCTGAAGGGATACCCTCGTTACTGAATGCGGTGATCATGTTATCCATGTAGGCATATATTTCCTTGCGATTGTTATCCTGCCATACAATCTGTAAGTCTACACGAATCAGTTTCTTTTCATCACAAGTCAGTTCATTGAAATAAGCGGGAATCTGCCCTATTGATGCCATGTTGTCCTTTGAACAGTTCACTCTCAATGTTACGCTCATTCCGTTTTTAACCATTAATTTTATATTATTCACTATATGAGTGAATGTGTCATCGCCCTTATGGCGAAAACGTATGCTGTTGTGTATATCTTTGTCGCCGTCAAGAGTTATTTGCGCTCCAGTGAAATTCAACATTTTCATTGCCTTTATTCTTTTTTCCGACAGGAGGAAACCGTTGGATGTCATGTTGGCCGAGAACGGAATTTGGGCTTCAGATGATTTGTCATAGGCATGTTTTAATATTGGCACCATGACTTCGTTATAATATAGCATTGGCTCTCCACCGAAAAATGATATTGTCAAATTTTTGCCCTCATTTATTATTTTGTCAATCAGCGACTTGACGCGTTCAATCATTTCAGGTGCCATTTTTGATGCAATGTGTGATTCATAGCAGTACCAACAATGAAAATTACAGTTAATCGTAGGATTTATTATTAGATGAAAACTTGTGTCATTTTTTTCGATTGTCAATGCTCTCTTAATAAACTCATCACGTTCATCTACAATGTCATCAACAATGAATCCCTCCGTTACAAGTTTACTTAACAACGACTCATTTACATCAAGGATGTTGGTGTCACATATAATTTTATCGGGTATAACTACTGTAGTATCGGTCAATGCATTATAGATTACCGTAGAATTTTCAGTAGGGTGCAGATATGTGTTGTATATGCTTTTTTTCATTGTAAGGATTGATTTGGGGTGTATTTAATTAAGATGTGTCTGGACATATATTAATTGTCCAGACACATCTATTAATTGAGGTCTATTCTAAACTGGGATCTGTTGAAATGTAACGACATTGACAATTGTTACCATTACATTGGCAGTTATTGGAACTTTCTGAACCACATTGACAATTATTGCTTCTACATTGGCAATTGTTACCATTGCATTGGCAGTTATCGGTTGTTTCATGTCCTGTGTGGTCTAAGCCTCCAAACACAAAACATTCTTCTTCTTCAGAGAGCCGATTTTGTACATTCGCGACCAATTCTTTTAATGATAGAAATGTTGTTTGCATATCATTTGTTATTTAATTAGTAATTATGCGAACTTTGAACCGCGCGTATCTCTTGGTTCGCATTGTTATTTTATACTAAGATTATAACCTTATATCTTTATTATTTAGTGAATTCACCGATGTAGGTTGTTTCATCGATGTTAAGGTATAGGGTGTAGTTTATGCCTTTAGTCAATCCTGTTACTGTAAACTCTTGGCATTGATTATTGGAGCTTGACGGGTACCCGCTCCACACCATGCTGTTATTGTTAAAAACAACTACAGTTACATTATCACTGTATTCGCCATATACGCGTAACACATCATTGTCATCGATGGTGACATAAGGAGAATAACCTAATGAACGATCAACAATCGTTTGTTGCTCTTTGCTTTGTTCAACGCTTATTGGCTTTTCTTTTGCAAATAGTGCTAATGAAAATATCATCATTATTGCACAAAGGAAATGTTTCATAATTTTAGGGTTATTGGTTTCTTGCAAAGAAATGAATGCTCGTTTATACTTGCAAGTTTTTAATTACGCAAAATTTTACAAAACCATTAATTTAACGAGTGTTAATCTCGCAAAATTTTACAAGCTCTCAATAACTCCTTTATAATGAACCTATAAAGTCATCCCAATTCTTAAATGCAGAATCCTCTTTTTTAAAGTACCTTTGATATAATCGTGATCGTATCGATGAAATTGAGCTAAAGCTTTTCATCATTATCGGGGCTATTTCACCTGGAGCAAACCCCACTTTTATAAGCATAGATACTCTAAGATCGCTAGTTTTATGTACTCCGATATAACTCAATGTTTCAAAAAATGATGGGTATGCTGATTCTATCTCTTTCATAAGCTCTCCCCAATCCGTTTCCTGAGGTCGAAATCCATTACTTTTGAATTTAAGTAGTATTGGGCTTAGGAATATGGAAACCGCAGGTTCGCTATCAATGATTGCATCGTGTTTGTTGCAAAATTGAGAACTGATTTGAACGCTTTTATCGTTGACGGATGTATAATTCTGTATCAAATCAAGTTCTTCTTTTTTCTTTGAGAGGTGCTTTTTAACACCAATGTCGCTGTTGTCGATTATACGTTGTATCTTTTGATATTCATTGATAGCTTGCAAACGCTTGTTCTTTAGATATATGATGCATGCAGTTGCCGATACAGCCACGATTATGAGTATTAACAGCAATGTCAGGATATAGAATTGATTTCTTGCGTTTTGCGCTGACAATTTCTCATTTTCTCGTTCGCGAATAGCGAAGTTGTATTTTGCATTTATTTTAGCAAGTTCCTCATTGTTATAACTTTTATTCAATGAATCGTTATATAGTATATACATGTTTATGTATTCTACTGTTTGCGACACATCTTCTTTTGCCATTGCAATGTTGGCCAATAAACCGCTTGCCGATTTTTTGTTGAGCAATGAACCACTGTCGAGCATCCAATGGATGTGAGGCAGTGCCTTGGCTGTGTCATTTAGTTCGATATAAATATTGGAAGCTATTGAGTGTACCTGCTGCTCTATGTCGGAAGGATAGCATTCCAAAACCGGTTTGAATATTGAATCGGCCTTCTCAAACATATCCAATTGAATGTAGTATGATGCAATTTGCGAACGTACTCGGTTAAGTCCTTTTAGGTCATTTAGCCTCAATTGATTTTCCAAAGCTTTGTTATAGCATATTAGTGCGCTGTCTGGTTTGCCAAGTTGGCGAAAGCATATCGCAGATTGAAGAAGTATCCTGACAATGCGTGTTGTGTCATGCATTTCTTTAGCACATTTGTGGGCAATGTCAAAATAATATTTTGCATTTACGTATATGTCCTGTTGTTGAAAAATTGTTCCAATCTGTCCGGAGATTAGATATCGCATCATATTGTTTTCCGGATTGTCATTGAGGGAATTAAGTGCGTTATAATAGTAGTCGAGGGCGCGGGGGGCGTCGCCGAGGTCGCTGTAGACTCGTCCGGCGTAGTATAGGGCAAGCGGGGTGAGATCGGGGTCGGTGTGGTCGGTGAAGTATTCGACCACGGGGGCTATCATTGAGTCGTTGCGGTGCTCGATGTAGGCCTTGTCGCGTGATTTTATTAGCATCAGGTCGTAACGCATCCGCGTTGCCTTGTCGGCTTGATTGATGGCGGGTGACAGTGAGTCGAGGAGCGCGATTGCGCTGTCGGGACGGGTGTCGGCGAGCCGTCCGGCGCGGTCGATGTCGTCGCGCAGACGCGAGTTGTCGGCACATCCGGCGACGACGGCGATGCACACGACGGTGATGAATATGTGTAACAAATGCTTCATAGCTTCCGCGAATATACGAATAATCCGCGACATTCGCCCAATAAATGTGGCGAGGCGGCGGGGAGGGATATGCGGCGTGCGTGTGCTCCGCGTGACCTCCGCTCAATCATCAAATCCCCGCGATAGCGTGAGAGCTGCGTAGCTGCTCAATAGGGTTAGCCTCATGCAAACGCGCCTTTAGGTGCATGCAGCGTGAGGTCATGTCGCGCCCCCACCATCCCCGAGGGCTGCGTTAGCTGCCCAATAAAATGTTATCGTTGCCGGGTGGAGCGTTTTATTGGGCAACTACGTAGCCCTTTTTCTTTTTTGTTATCGCTTTTTACCCGTGCTGCGGACGCCTAACGGCGGCCTTGCGCGGGCCTAACGTTATTAAGCAGCTAACGCAGCTTTGGCGCTAACGCGGGGATGTGCGGGTGGGGTGCGCCCTGCGCGGCGCGGGGCTAACGCGGGGGTGTGCTGGGCGAATGCGGAGCAGGGCGAATGCTTGGACGGAAGTGGGGGCGAATGCGGGGTGGGGCTTGGGAGAATGGATTTAAATTTTTATCTTTGTATCAGTTAAGTTAACCCAATATTAAATCATCATTATCCATAACCATGCTACCAACCAAAATCATTGCAATTGCATTAATGTGCGCCGCTTCGTGGTTGTCGATGACAGCACAAGTGCCCGACTCTGTTTACATATTCTCCTACGCCGAATCAGGCAAGAGCGGTCTGCGCCTCGCCGTGAGCGACAACGGCGTCAACTGGACCTCGCTCGGCGACGGAATGAATTTCGTGACATCGGACTTCGGTTCGTGGGGCGGTTCGGCTACATCCAAGAAGATGTATTCGCCCCGACTCTATTTCTCCAACGGCGACAAGAAGTGGCACGCCATCTGGCAGGTGACTCCTTCGGGAGGCACATACGCCCACGCTGTTTCGGACAACTTAATCGACTGGCGTCCGCAGACATTCTTCCGTGAAAGCGACATGTCGAAATATCGCCCGACATCGTACCGCAAGGTGGACAGCCGCGAGGCCTACATCAACGGGAAGGCACAATACGGCTCGGTTCAGAAAATATCGAAGGCCGAAGCCGACTACATAAACAAACGCATCGCCGAGCGCAAGGCTGCCGACGCACGCCACGGCGAACAGGCCAAGGACGATCCCACCCGCTTTGCCGGGCTTAAGGATGTCAACGCCACCATCGACATTACCGACAACTCAAAGGCAATCAGCGACAAGCTGATAGGAATATTCTTTGAGGACATCAACTACGCGGCCGACGGCGGCCTCTATGCCGAACTGGTGCGCAACCGCGACTTTGAGTTCAGCAGCAACGACCGTCACGGCTGGAACCCCACAACCGGATGGGCCATCGAGGGCGCAGAGCTCACCATCGACACCGTGGCTCCCATTCATCCCAACAACCCCCACTATGCGGCCATCGACGCATCGAACGGAGCTGTAGAGCTTGTCAACAACGGATTTGACGGCATCAAGCTGACCAAGGGCGAGGGCTACAACTTCTCGATATTCGGTCGCTCAAAGGGTGCAACTCCCGGCTCAATCAATGTGTCGCTCGTGACACCCGACGGCGCAACAGCCGCCAACGCCACAGTGAAGATAGCATCGAAGGAGTGGCGCAAATACGAAGTGAGCATGAAGTCGCGCATCAACGCCGACTCGGCCCGCCTCGTGGTCAAGATACCCGCCAACGCCCGTGTCGACCTCGACATGGTGTCGCTCTTCCCCCAAAACACATTCAAGAACCGCCGCAACGGCCTGCGCAAAGACCTTGCACAGACGCTCGCCGACCTGAAGCCCCGATTTGTACGCTTCCCCGGCGGATGCGTGGCTCACGGCCAGGGCATCGACAACATCTACGACTGGAAAGGCTCGGTGGGCCCGCTTGAAGCCCGCAAGCCACTCTCCAACCTGTGGGGCTATCACCAGACACGCGGACTCGGCTATCACGAATATTTCCAATTCTGCGAGGACATAAACGCCGAACCGCTGCCCGTGCTTGCCGCCGGCGTACCCTGCCAGAACTCCAACCACGCCGCCCACCACACCCATGACGAGCTGACCCTCTTCGGTCAGCAGGACGGAATACCGATGGAGGAGATGGACGCCTACGTTCAGGATGTGCTCGACCTCATCGAATATGCCAACGGCGACGCCAAGAGCACCGAATGGGGACGCAAACGCGCTGAAGCAGGACATCCCAAGCCTTTCAACCTGAAATATATAGGAATAGGCAACGAAGACCTCATATCGCCCGCCTTCAAGGTGCGATTCAAGATGATCAACGACGCAGTGCGCGAGAAGTATCCCGACATAACGGTTGTGGGTACGGTGGGACCTTTCTATGAAGGAGCCGACTATATCGAGGGCTGGGAATTTGCCCGCGAGGAGAATGTGCCGATGGTCGACGAGCACTACTATGTGTCGCCCGGATGGATGATTCACAACCAGCACTACTACGACAACTACGACCGCAAGGGCCCGAAGGTGTATCTCGGCGAATATGCGGCTCACCTGCCCGGCCGTCCCAGCAACATCGAAACCGCTCTTGCCGAAGCCCTCTACCTTACCTCGGTAGAACGTAACGCCGATGTGGTAGAGATGACAAGCTACGCTCCCCTGCTGGCCAAAGACCGCAACACACAGTGGACTCCCGACCTCATCTACTTCAGCAACAACGATGTGCGCCCCACCGTCGACTACTATGTCCAGAAACTTTACGGCAACAACAGCGGCAACCGCTATGTCGACTCGAAGGTGACGCTCGACAACAACGACGATGCAGTGTCGAAGCGAATAGGCGTATCAGTGGTTACCGACGACAAGAGCGGCGACATGATCATCAAGCTCGTCAACATGCTTCCGGTGAACGTGAACACTACCGTCAACCTACCCTACTCGGCCAAGAGCGCTACCTTGACACGCCTTTCGGGCAGCCCCGTCGACAAGGATGTAAAGCCCGTGACCTCGACACTGAAGGTTAACGGCTCAGCCATTCCCACGACGCTGCCCAAGTACTCAATGACCGTGATAAGGCTAAAAAACGGAAAATAACACGACACAAATATCCAAATTCAGATATATATAGATTATGAAGAAATTAGTGATTGCGGCAATGATGCTTGCCGCAACCGGAGTGACGGCAATGTGCGCCGTCACTCCCCCGATTGTCAACGGCGAGGTTTTTCCCGACACCGAGGGCAATCACATCAACGCCCACGGCGGCGCGATAATGGAGTATGACGGCACCTACTACTGGTATGGCGAACACCGCGGCGAAGGGCGTCCCGGCAAGGGACAGCGCGGAGTCGCCTGCTACACCTCGACCGACCTGCGCAACTGGACCAACCGCGGCATCGTGCTTTCGGTTACCGACGAAGCCGGCAGCCCCATCGAGGAGGGATGCATAATCGAGCGTCCCAAGGTGATCTACTGCCCCGCCACGGGACGGTTTGTAATGTGGTTTCACAACGAGCTGAAGGGACAGGGCTATGCCGCCGCCCAAGCCGGAGTGGCCACGAGCGACAATCCGCTCGGGCCGTTCAAGCTTTCGGCATCGTCACGCGTCAATCCGGGCATATATCCGCTCAACATGAGTGAAGCCGACCGCGCCCGCAACTGGGACGGCGTAGAGCTCGAGTGGTGGACACCCGATTGGTATGAAGCCATAAACCAAGGAATGCTCAACAAGCGCGACCACGAGAGCGGACAGATGTCGCGCGACATGACCGTATTTATCGACGACGACGGCAAAGCCTACCACATCTACTCGGCCGAGGAGAACCTCACACTCAACATAGCCGAGCTCGACTCGACCTACGAGCGTCACACGGGCCGCTACATACGTATATTCCCCGGCGGCCACAACGAGGCACCGGCCATATTCAAGAAGGACGGCACCTACTGGATGATAACATCGGGATGCACCGGCTGGGCACCCAACACCGCCCGCCTCATGCGCGCCGACTCCATCATGGGCACGTGGACACAGCTTCCCAACCCCTGCGTGGGACCGGGCGCCGACATAACCTTCGGCGGCCAAAGCACCTATATAATGCCTCACGAGGGAGGATTCACCTTCATGGCCGATATATGGAACCCCAAGGACCTCGGCAACTCACGCCATATATGGCTGCCGATAGAGTTCCGCACCGACGGCACACCCTATATAATGGGACGCGAGCGAGGCGAGGCATCGGGCGACGAGGCATGGCGCATGGTGTGGAGCGACGAGTTTGACCGCGACGGCAAGCCCGACCCCAAGATATGGAGCTACGAGAACGGATTTGTGCGTAATCACGAGCTGCAGTGGTATCAGCCTGAAAACGCCAACTGCCGCGACGGCCTCCTCGTAATCGAGGCCCGCAGCGAAAACCGTCCCAATCCCACCTACTCGGCCAATGCCGACGCCAACGACTGGCGCAAGTCGCGCAAGACGATCGACTACACATCGGCCTGCGTCAAGACACGCGGCACCAAGGATATGCTCTACGGACGACTGGATGTGCGCGCACGCATACCGGTAGGCGGCGGTTCATGGCCCGCAATATGGCTACTGGGCGAGAAGCAGCCCTGGCCCTCGTGCGGCGAAATAGATGTAATGGAGTACTACCGCATAAACGGCGAGCCCCACATACTCGCCAACGCAGCCTGGGGCACCGACAAGCCGCATCAGGCCAAGTGGAACAGCCAGCGCATACCCTACAGCCACTTCACCGACGCCGACCCCTTCTGGGCCGAGAAGTTCCACATCTGGCGCATGGACTGGGACGAGGAGAACATCAAGCTCTATCTCGACGGCGAGCTGCTCAACACAATACCCCTCAGCAGCACCGTAAACGGAAAGCAGGGCAACGGCACCAACCCCTTCACCTCACCGCAGTATATCCTGCTCAATCTCGCCATAGGAGGTGACAACGGCGGCACTCCCGATCCCGAGTGTTTTCCGATGAAATATGAAATCGATTATGTCAGACTATACGAGCCCGCAGCCCGAAAGTGACACAACGATGACAATCGGCGACAAGATTTATCATTTTTTTGGCGATTTATTTGCGTTATATTTCAAAATGTAATAAATTTGCGCCACTAACTTACAATTAAGAATTAATGAACAGCATCAACACGCATCTTTCGTCGATTATTCAAGTCGTCGTCATTACCGTCCTAAGCCAACAGGAGGGGTAAGCGGTTGCGTGTAATGTAAATGTCAAACCATATAGAGATGCCTCTCCATTCGCCGTAAGCGACTTGAGAGGCATCTTGATTAATTTTTGAAGGAAAGGAAATATTCACTTATGAGCAGACCACTACGCAGTGCCACAAGCACCCAAGGCCGTCGCATGGCCGGAGCCCGCGCCCTATGGCGCGCCAACGGCATGAAAGAGGAGCAGATAGGCAAGCCTATAATAGCCATAGTCAACTCATTCACCCAATTTGTTCCGGGTCACACGCATCTGCACAACATAGGGCAGATTGTAAAGGAAGAGATTGAACGACAGGGATGCTTCGCCGCCGAATTCAACACCATAGCCATCGACGACGGCATAGCGATGGGACATGACGGAATGCTCTATTCGCTCCCGTCGCGCGACCTCATCGCCGACTCGGTAGAGTACATGGTCAACGCCCACAAGGCCGACGCGATGGTGTGCATATCCAACTGCGACAAAGTGACCCCGGGAATGCTCATGGCAGCCATGCGACTCAACATCCCGGCGATATTCGTGTCGGGAGGCCCCATGGAGGCAGGCCGCCTCGGCGACCGTCCGCTCGACCTCATCGACATAATGATCGATGCCGCCGACGACACTGTGAGCGACGACACCGTCACTCTGCTCGAACAGAAAGGCTGCCCCACCTGCGGTTCCTGCTCGGGAATGTTCACAGCCAACTCGATGAACTCGCTCAACGAGGCCATAGGCCTTGCGCTGCCCGGCAACGGCACCATAGTAGCCACCCACCGTCAGCGCGAAGAGCTGTTCCGCAAGGCCGCCCGCCAAATCGTAAAGAACACCCTCGCCTACTACAACGACGATGACGAGAGCGTGCTTCCCCGCAACATAGCCACCCGCGAGGCGATGCTCAACGCAATGACACTCGACATAGCGATGGGCGGCTCCACCAACACCGTGCTTCACCTGCTGGCCATAGCCCACGAGGCCGAAGCCGACTTCACGATGGACGACATCGACCGCCTGTCGCGCGTCACTCCGGTGCTGTGCAAGGTGGCTCCCAACTCAAAATACCACATCCAGGATGTGAACCGCGCAGGCGGCATCCTGTCGATAATGAAGATACTCGCCGACCGCGGCTTGCTCGACACCTCGGTCAAGCGTGTCGACGGCCACACCCTTGCCGAAGCCGTAAAGCTATATGCAATCGACGGCGAGAAGGTGAGCGACGAGGCCCGCACACTGTGGCTGAGCGCACCCGGCGGAGGCCGCAACCTGGTGCTCGGCTCGCAGAACAGCACCTATTCGGAGCTTGACACCGACCGTGCAGGAGGCTGCATACGCGACTTCGACCACGCCTATGTGAAGGACGGCGGCCTTGCAGTGCTGCGAGGAAACATAGCCGCCGACGGATGCGTTGTAAAAACCGCCGGAGTTGATGAGAGCATATTCCACTTCCGCGGCCCGGCCAAGGTGTTCCAGTCGCAGGAAGAGGCCGTTGACGGAATACTCCGCGACAAGGTAGTGAGCGGCGATGTCGTAGTCATCACCCACGAAGGCCCCAAGGGAGGCCCCGGAATGCAGGAGATGCTCTACCCCACCAGTTACATCAAGTCGAAGCACCTCGGCAAGGAGTGCGCACTCATAACCGACGGCCGATTCTCGGGCGGCACCTCGGGCCTGTCGATAGGCCACATATCGCCCGAAGCCGCCGCAGGAGGCAACATAGGACTTGTGCGCGACGGCGACATGATCGACATCAACATACCCGAGCGCACTATCAACGTGCTCATCAGCGACGAA contains:
- a CDS encoding tetratricopeptide repeat protein, translated to MKHLLHIFITVVCIAVVAGCADNSRLRDDIDRAGRLADTRPDSAIALLDSLSPAINQADKATRMRYDLMLIKSRDKAYIEHRNDSMIAPVVEYFTDHTDPDLTPLALYYAGRVYSDLGDAPRALDYYYNALNSLNDNPENNMMRYLISGQIGTIFQQQDIYVNAKYYFDIAHKCAKEMHDTTRIVRILLQSAICFRQLGKPDSALICYNKALENQLRLNDLKGLNRVRSQIASYYIQLDMFEKADSIFKPVLECYPSDIEQQVHSIASNIYIELNDTAKALPHIHWMLDSGSLLNKKSASGLLANIAMAKEDVSQTVEYINMYILYNDSLNKSYNNEELAKINAKYNFAIRERENEKLSAQNARNQFYILTLLLILIIVAVSATACIIYLKNKRLQAINEYQKIQRIIDNSDIGVKKHLSKKKEELDLIQNYTSVNDKSVQISSQFCNKHDAIIDSEPAVSIFLSPILLKFKSNGFRPQETDWGELMKEIESAYPSFFETLSYIGVHKTSDLRVSMLIKVGFAPGEIAPIMMKSFSSISSIRSRLYQRYFKKEDSAFKNWDDFIGSL
- a CDS encoding radical SAM/SPASM domain-containing protein — encoded protein: MKKSIYNTYLHPTENSTVIYNALTDTTVVIPDKIICDTNILDVNESLLSKLVTEGFIVDDIVDERDEFIKRALTIEKNDTSFHLIINPTINCNFHCWYCYESHIASKMAPEMIERVKSLIDKIINEGKNLTISFFGGEPMLYYNEVMVPILKHAYDKSSEAQIPFSANMTSNGFLLSEKRIKAMKMLNFTGAQITLDGDKDIHNSIRFRHKGDDTFTHIVNNIKLMVKNGMSVTLRVNCSKDNMASIGQIPAYFNELTCDEKKLIRVDLQIVWQDNNRKEIYAYMDNMITAFSNEGIPSAKMDFRSFCYGDIRNSCMINYNGDIYKCTAVDFAKTPRDGYLSSEGEIIWENDSLEKRMASKFKNPNCRHCRIFPLCHGGCTKQSMGSTDYCMHNFDDDEKDSIVTNRILLNVTSC
- a CDS encoding family 43 glycosylhydrolase, producing the protein MKKLVIAAMMLAATGVTAMCAVTPPIVNGEVFPDTEGNHINAHGGAIMEYDGTYYWYGEHRGEGRPGKGQRGVACYTSTDLRNWTNRGIVLSVTDEAGSPIEEGCIIERPKVIYCPATGRFVMWFHNELKGQGYAAAQAGVATSDNPLGPFKLSASSRVNPGIYPLNMSEADRARNWDGVELEWWTPDWYEAINQGMLNKRDHESGQMSRDMTVFIDDDGKAYHIYSAEENLTLNIAELDSTYERHTGRYIRIFPGGHNEAPAIFKKDGTYWMITSGCTGWAPNTARLMRADSIMGTWTQLPNPCVGPGADITFGGQSTYIMPHEGGFTFMADIWNPKDLGNSRHIWLPIEFRTDGTPYIMGRERGEASGDEAWRMVWSDEFDRDGKPDPKIWSYENGFVRNHELQWYQPENANCRDGLLVIEARSENRPNPTYSANADANDWRKSRKTIDYTSACVKTRGTKDMLYGRLDVRARIPVGGGSWPAIWLLGEKQPWPSCGEIDVMEYYRINGEPHILANAAWGTDKPHQAKWNSQRIPYSHFTDADPFWAEKFHIWRMDWDEENIKLYLDGELLNTIPLSSTVNGKQGNGTNPFTSPQYILLNLAIGGDNGGTPDPECFPMKYEIDYVRLYEPAARK
- a CDS encoding DUF3244 domain-containing protein, with product MKHFLCAIMMIFSLALFAKEKPISVEQSKEQQTIVDRSLGYSPYVTIDDNDVLRVYGEYSDNVTVVVFNNNSMVWSGYPSSSNNQCQEFTVTGLTKGINYTLYLNIDETTYIGEFTK
- the ilvD gene encoding dihydroxy-acid dehydratase, yielding MSRPLRSATSTQGRRMAGARALWRANGMKEEQIGKPIIAIVNSFTQFVPGHTHLHNIGQIVKEEIERQGCFAAEFNTIAIDDGIAMGHDGMLYSLPSRDLIADSVEYMVNAHKADAMVCISNCDKVTPGMLMAAMRLNIPAIFVSGGPMEAGRLGDRPLDLIDIMIDAADDTVSDDTVTLLEQKGCPTCGSCSGMFTANSMNSLNEAIGLALPGNGTIVATHRQREELFRKAARQIVKNTLAYYNDDDESVLPRNIATREAMLNAMTLDIAMGGSTNTVLHLLAIAHEAEADFTMDDIDRLSRVTPVLCKVAPNSKYHIQDVNRAGGILSIMKILADRGLLDTSVKRVDGHTLAEAVKLYAIDGEKVSDEARTLWLSAPGGGRNLVLGSQNSTYSELDTDRAGGCIRDFDHAYVKDGGLAVLRGNIAADGCVVKTAGVDESIFHFRGPAKVFQSQEEAVDGILRDKVVSGDVVVITHEGPKGGPGMQEMLYPTSYIKSKHLGKECALITDGRFSGGTSGLSIGHISPEAAAGGNIGLVRDGDMIDINIPERTINVLISDEELAERRKQEEARGKDAFTPVSRDRVISKALKAYASMVTSPDKGGVRE
- a CDS encoding alpha-L-arabinofuranosidase C-terminal domain-containing protein codes for the protein MLPTKIIAIALMCAASWLSMTAQVPDSVYIFSYAESGKSGLRLAVSDNGVNWTSLGDGMNFVTSDFGSWGGSATSKKMYSPRLYFSNGDKKWHAIWQVTPSGGTYAHAVSDNLIDWRPQTFFRESDMSKYRPTSYRKVDSREAYINGKAQYGSVQKISKAEADYINKRIAERKAADARHGEQAKDDPTRFAGLKDVNATIDITDNSKAISDKLIGIFFEDINYAADGGLYAELVRNRDFEFSSNDRHGWNPTTGWAIEGAELTIDTVAPIHPNNPHYAAIDASNGAVELVNNGFDGIKLTKGEGYNFSIFGRSKGATPGSINVSLVTPDGATAANATVKIASKEWRKYEVSMKSRINADSARLVVKIPANARVDLDMVSLFPQNTFKNRRNGLRKDLAQTLADLKPRFVRFPGGCVAHGQGIDNIYDWKGSVGPLEARKPLSNLWGYHQTRGLGYHEYFQFCEDINAEPLPVLAAGVPCQNSNHAAHHTHDELTLFGQQDGIPMEEMDAYVQDVLDLIEYANGDAKSTEWGRKRAEAGHPKPFNLKYIGIGNEDLISPAFKVRFKMINDAVREKYPDITVVGTVGPFYEGADYIEGWEFAREENVPMVDEHYYVSPGWMIHNQHYYDNYDRKGPKVYLGEYAAHLPGRPSNIETALAEALYLTSVERNADVVEMTSYAPLLAKDRNTQWTPDLIYFSNNDVRPTVDYYVQKLYGNNSGNRYVDSKVTLDNNDDAVSKRIGVSVVTDDKSGDMIIKLVNMLPVNVNTTVNLPYSAKSATLTRLSGSPVDKDVKPVTSTLKVNGSAIPTTLPKYSMTVIRLKNGK